A window of Deferribacter autotrophicus genomic DNA:
ATCGGATAATTTTAATATCGCAATACAGGTTCTATAAGCATTTACAGGGTGATTCCTTGATTCCATTATCATTTTCATCAACTTAGTCGTATTTAAGCCTATTTTAGATGCCCAAAAAAATATTCTTTTTGGACTCCATCTTTCTTTACTCAATACGTGGTTAGGTGGCATATGTTCATCCAAAGTAGAAGCTTGACCTTTAATAAATAACCTGGGATGAACTGCTATTAATTTACCTTTGAAAAATATTTCTACGGTAGTGTTGGAATACCATACATCAACCTTTGATTTTATATATTGATAAGGAACAGAATAATAATTACCTGCAACTTCCACATGATAATCTAAATGAACCGTTCGTAATAAGTGCTCTCTATATTGGTAACGCTTCTTAGGTAATGGTAGCAATTCTTGACGCTCTAACTCCTCTAACAGCTCAAACCTACTCTTACCTATACCCCTTATCTTTTTTTCATTGTATTGCTCCATAAGAGGCTTTATAACAGCATTTATCTCTTCTACTCCGTAAAACACCCTATTCCTCAATTTGGCTAATATCCAGCGCTGTATCCCCTGAACTGCCTGCTCCACTTTCGCTTTATCCTTTGGATGGTTAGGTCTAGCTGGAATTATTACTGTATTGTAATATCTTGCCATATCTAAATAGCTGGAATTCAATTCAAGGGTTTCTCGAGTATTCTTTATTACTGCTGATTTTAAATTATCAGGAATTATTTGTCTCGGAACTCCTCCAAAATATTCAAAAGCCAACGTATGAGACAATATAAACGAAGACTGCTTTTGATTAGGAGTCGCATGAACAAATACCGCACCCGAGGCTCCAAGTACTGCTACAAATATTTGAACTGCTTTCTCCTCTCCTGTACTTACATCAACCATATTCATCGTTAATCCTGAATAATCAACAAACATCGTCTCCCCAGCATAATATATCTGACGCATTGTAGGGGATAGTCTTTGAATATAATCTTGGCAATATTTCTTAAACTGAGTATAGTTGTAACCTTCCGGATGTCTTTCTTTGTATTCCTGCCATAATAGTAACCATGTGACACCTTTTTTGCGTATCTCTTCAGCTATGTATGCAAAAT
This region includes:
- the istA gene encoding IS21 family transposase; this encodes MKRLAMAMVKDVLRLRFQNKLSYRAISRSLGVPKSTVLDYCTRFQITGLSIEEGLKLLDNELEDKLFPERKAKSRNNRPLPDFAYIAEEIRKKGVTWLLLWQEYKERHPEGYNYTQFKKYCQDYIQRLSPTMRQIYYAGETMFVDYSGLTMNMVDVSTGEEKAVQIFVAVLGASGAVFVHATPNQKQSSFILSHTLAFEYFGGVPRQIIPDNLKSAVIKNTRETLELNSSYLDMARYYNTVIIPARPNHPKDKAKVEQAVQGIQRWILAKLRNRVFYGVEEINAVIKPLMEQYNEKKIRGIGKSRFELLEELERQELLPLPKKRYQYREHLLRTVHLDYHVEVAGNYYSVPYQYIKSKVDVWYSNTTVEIFFKGKLIAVHPRLFIKGQASTLDEHMPPNHVLSKERWSPKRIFFWASKIGLNTTKLMKMIMESRNHPVNAYRTCIAILKLSDEYSAKELELSCQKAISIGAFTVKSVKTILKTKSYQQRPKKDITPLNKHENIRGKQYYKEEKEEK